One genomic window of Fusarium fujikuroi IMI 58289 draft genome, chromosome FFUJ_chr01 includes the following:
- a CDS encoding related to nodulation protein nodB — translation MARFSLFRLPTKLRRRVRRNRMATIIALFVLVGLLIFPFYSAYCVYKPPRYLINWLRRKYPDVLFEEPTDQKIIALSIDDAPSTHTDDIMQVLEENEAHATFFVIGSQVEGRKDKLVKLVAKGHELGNHAMHDEPSKSLSNEKLLEEVHLVKDMLTEAYAANGQILPNNYFRPGSGIFNRRMRDVLGNQGFRITLGSVYPHDPQIPYPDTNAKHILSMAHPGAIIICHDRRSWTVPMLRTVLPELKRQGYRIVTITDLVKAVSSQNQGQQHL, via the coding sequence ATGGCCAGATTCTCCCTTTTCCGCCTGCCCACCAAGCTACGGCGAAGGGTCAGGCGTAATCGCATGGCTACCATCATAGCCCTCTTCGTCCTCGTAGGCCTCCTGATCTTCCCCTTCTACTCAGCCTATTGCGTCTACAAACCTCCGAGATACCTCATCAATTGGCTGCGGAGGAAGTACCCCGACGTCCTGTTCGAGGAGCCCACCGACCAAAAGATCATCGCCCTATCTATCGACGATGCGCCGTCCACCCACACCGACGATATCATGCAGGTCCTGGAAGAGAATGAGGCCCACGCTACGTTTTTTGTCATAGGATCTCAGGTTGAGGGTCGCAAGGATAAGCTCGTCAAATTGGTTGCAAAGGGGCATGAGCTGGGAAACCATGCCATGCATGATGAGCCCTCCAAGTCACTCAGTAACGAAAAGCTGCTGGAGGAAGTCCACCTCGTCAAGGACATGCTGACCGAGGCATACGCCGCCAACGGTCAGATCCTACCCAACAATTACTTCCGTCCAGGGTCTGGAATATTCAACAGGCGGATGCGGGATGTGTTGGGAAACCAGGGGTTTCGCATCACCTTGGGCAGTGTGTATCCCCACGACCCCCAGATACCGTACCCCGATACCAACGCGAAGCATATTCTGAGCATGGCTCACCCGGGAGCCATCATTATCTGCCACGACAGGAGATCGTGGACTGTGCCCATGCTGCGCACTGTTCTTCCCGAACTCAAACGGCAGGGGTATCGGATTGTTACCATCACGGACCTTGTGAAGGCGGTGTCGTCCCAAAACCAAGGGCAACAGCACCTTTGA
- a CDS encoding related to terpene synthase, whose translation MKYSRLNQAAIVDALRGQTLQISNLHNFFCGWPNPRGQLNRHHEHVTPIVNRAVERMATAYPLIARRKKDDIASLACSLYPQARRRQIEALTLYTTWLVCWDDAVDANEGDLAGDFMRAERWREQTMRMVREALAVDEMSTSEAADDDPISGVFREFGARFCQTAPRDQRRLLYDEIQFFINSCAAEQRLRLASRIPDYEPYMKMRIGTVGGRMLCSLVPYATDERLPGALSSAPEVVHLWTQVSILQSLMNDMLSLKKELRTDCVINAVAAIMEPGMSLDVVVAKLEERMKMAVNNFDDAANMLLHKTEFQEQTHPIVQRYVGGCRSIVTGTLRFTLTSPRYNIQKLIEQDGSLKITV comes from the exons ATGAAATACTCACGTCTAAACCAAGCCGCAATAGTAGATGCCCTTCGCGGCCAAACACTACAAATCTCCAATCTTCATAATTTCTTCTGTGGCTGGCCCAATCCTCGAGGTCAACTCAACCGCCACCATGAGCACGTTACGCCAATCGTCAATCGAGCGGTTGAGCGCATGGCTACAGCATATCCGTTGATCGCCCGTCGAAAAAAGGATGACATTGCTTCTCTGGCTTGTTCACTATATCCCCAAGCTCGTAGGCGGCAGATCGAGGCTTTGACTCTCTATACGACGTGGCTCGTTTGCTgggatgatgctgttgatgctaACGAGGGCGATCTGGCGGGTGACTTTATGCGGGCAGAGCGTTGGAGGGAGCAGACTATGCGCATGGTGCGTGAGGCATTGGCCGTTGACGAAATGAGTACGAGTGAAGCGGCGGATGACGATCCCATCAGCGGCGTGTTTCGAGAGTTCGGTGCGCGATTCTGTCAGACGGCGCCGAGGGATCAACGGCGCCTCTTATATGATGAGATccaattcttcatcaacagctgCGCGGCTGAGCAGAGGCTCCGTCTGGCCAGTCGCATACCTGACTACGAGCCGTacatgaagatgaggatcgGCACTGTCGGTGGGAGAATGCTCTGCAGTCTTGTACCATATGCAACGGACGAGAGGCTTCCAGGAGCGTTATCGTCAGCTCCAGAGGTCGTTCATTTATGGACGCAAGTGAGCATTCTACAGAGCTTGATGAATGACATGCTGTCGCTGAAGAAGGAGTTGCGGACTGATTGTGTCATCAATGCCGTTGCAGCCATCATGGAGCCTGGCATGAGCCTGGATGTTGTAGTTGCTAAGCTAGAAGAGAGGATGAAAATGGCAGTCAACAACTTTGACGATGCAGCGAATATGTTGCTTCATAAGACTGAGTTTCAAGAACAGACACACCCCATCGTGCAGAGATACGTTGGTGGATGCCGTTCCATCGTCACAGGCACACTTAGATTCAC ATTAACATCGCCCAGATACAACATACAAAAACTCATAGAACAAGACGGGTCATTAAAAATTACAGTTTAA
- a CDS encoding related to WD repeat protein IEF SSP 9502 — protein MSSMITAAQWVPRGFAAPFPQKYTLDEAEFERIAELAKLQLDDAQEDLEEAEAAQKGTKAIKTADDEEDSDMKIDEDKPAEKTEINLNDDDLKEYDLENYDNDEDEDVPGNGEGMAMFGNIKSLAYYESNKDDPYITIDADKEQEDEDREELQILATDNLIVAAKVEDEMAHLEVFVYEDEADNLYVHHDIMLPAIPLCVEWIDMPVNKAGVEKDSAGNFVAVGTMDPDIEVWDLDTIDCMYPNAILGQGGNEEEKKSKKKKKKSKKSNDEYHVDAVLSLAANRKHRNLMASASADKTVKLWDLNTTKCAKSYTYHTDKVCSLAWHANEPTVLLSGSYDRTVVAADMRAPDAKPPRWGVESDVENVRWDPHDPNFFFVSTENGVIHYHDVRNAPSDPTGTKAVWTLQAHDESVSSFDINPVVPGYMVTGSTDKTVKLWNIQPTGPSVVVSRNLDVGKVFSTTFAPDPEVAFRLAVAGSKGTMHVWDTSTNASVRKAFAQRVPEQRGKGEDRLVGVNNDDSSDDDDEEDDKQDDDDSMDED, from the exons ATGTCTTCCATGATTACAGCCGCACAGTGGGTCCCTAGGGGCTTCGCTGCGCCTTTCCCTCAGAAGTATACCCTGGATGAGGCAGAGTTTGAGCGGATAGCGGAGCTTGCCAAGCTCCAACTGGACGACGCCcaagaggatcttgaggaagctgaagctgcgcAAAAGGGCACAAAGGCTATTAAGACCGcggacgatgaagaggactcGGACATGAAGATCGATGAAGACAAACCAGCCGAGAAGACAGA GATCAACcttaatgatgatgacctaAAAGAATATGATTTGGAAAACTACGAcaacgacgaggacgaggatgtgCCTGGAAACGGCGAGGGCATGGCCATGTTTGGCAACATCAAGTCGCTGGCATACTACGAGTCGAATAAGGACGACCCCTACATCACAATTGATGCCGACAAGGAacaggaggatgaggaccgAGAAGAGCTCCAGATTCTTGCGACTGACAATCTTATTGTGGCTGCCAAGGTGGAAGACGAGATGGCGCACCTCGAGGTTTTCGTTTacgaggatgaggctgaTAACCTTTACGTCCACCACGACATTATGCTCCCAGCCATCCCTCTGTGTGTCGAGTGGATCGACATGCCCGTCAACAAGGCAGGTGTAGAGAAGGACTCGGCAGGTAACTTTGTGGCCGTTGGCACAATGGACCCCGATATCGAGGTGTGGGATCTGGACACCATCGACTGCATGTATCCCAATGCGATCCTCGGCCAGGGAGGcaacgaggaggagaagaagtcaaaaaagaagaagaagaagtccaagaagtcCAACGATGAATACCACGTTGACGCTGTCCTGTCGTTGGCTGCAAACCGCAAGCATCGCAATCTGATGGCTTCAGCCTCTGCCGACAAGACGGTCAAGCTGTGGGATCTCAACACGACAAAGTGCGCCAAGTCGTATACTTATCACACCGACAAGGTGTGCTCACTTGCGTGGCACGCGAATGAGCCCACCGTTCTGCTCAGCGGATCTTACGACCGAACTGTGGTGGCTGCCGATATGCGTGCGCCAGATGCTAAGCCTCCCCGATGGGGTGTTGAGAGCGACGTCGAGAATGTGCGGTGGGATCCTCACGacccaaacttcttcttcgtgtCTACGGAGAACGGTGTCATCCACTACCACGACGTCCGTAATGCACCGTCCGACCCCACGGGCACCAAGGCTGTCTGGACGCTGCAGGCTCACGACGAGTCTGTGTCTTCGTTCGATATCAACCCCGTGGTCCCCGGTTACATGGTGACCGGCTCGACCGACAAGACGGTCAAGCTGTGGAACATCCAGCCCACAGGTCCCTCGGTGGTGGTCTCGCGCAACCTAGACGTCGGAAAGGTCTTCTCCACCACGTTCGCGCCTGACCCGGAGGTTGCCTTCCGCCTCGCCGTTGCCGGCAGCAAGGGAACAATGCACGTGTGGgacaccagcaccaacgcGTCGGTGCGCAAGGCCTTTGCTCAACGGGTGCCCGAGCAGCGCGGGAAGGGTGAAGATCGCCTCGTGGGTGTTAACAACGACGACAGctccgacgatgacgatgaggaggatgacaagcaggacgatgatgattcgATGGATGAGGACTAG
- a CDS encoding probable pre-mRNA splicing factor ATP-dependent RNA helicase PRP16, with translation MAEDREYDGYNPNPKRRRLDTHRQRFQNDSRTSTPHRAQSRYASTPPPRSIGPTEEDSKALDRDWYGGDEFGGHSFGDEAHNPFASYDTWEGQQQETARHEKMTSRFDARRDQRNRENDAWETNRMLQSGVAQRRDMASDFVDDDESIRVHLLQLEPIPAVKDPQSHMAVFSRKGSKVVKEARQQRERQRQAKEATSMTGTTLGNIMGAKEEDGDSALPVPAEDNAEPSERKGNKFSAHMKKADGASNFSQSKTLREQREYLPAFAVREDLLSVIRENQVVICVGETGSGKTTQLTQFLQEDGYGKTGMIGCTQPRRVAAMSVAKRVAEEMEVELGSTVGYAIRFEDCTSKETVIKYMTDGVLLRESLNEPDLDRYSCVIMDEAHERALNTDILMGLFKKILQRRRDLKLIVTSATMNSKRFSDFFGGAPEFIIPGRTFPVDVMFHRSPVEDYVDQAVHQVLSIHVSMGPGDILVFMTGQEDIEITCELIQKRLDALNDPPKLSILPIYSQMPADLQAKIFDKAAPGVRKCIVATNIAETSLTVDGIKYVVDAGYSKMKVYNPKIGMDTLQITPISQANASQRSGRAGRTGPGKAFRLYSEKEFKEDLYLQTIPEIQRTNLANTVLMLKSLGVKDLLDFDFMDPPPQDTITTSMFDLWALGALDNLGELTDLGRKMSAFPMDPSLAKLLITAEEYGCSEEMITIVSMLSVPNVFYRPKERQEEADAAREKFWVHESDHLTYLQVYTNWKANGYSDGWCVKHFLHPKSLRRAKEIREQLLDVVRMQKMELTSCGMDWDIVRKCICSGYYHQAAKYKGSGEYINLRTNLGVQLHPTSALYAGHPPDYIVYHELILTSKVYVSTVTAVDPHWLADLGGVFYSVKEKGYSVRDKRITETEFNRKMEIEAKMADDKRKDEERKQMEEDRTQKKSKKIGADGKKFVTQGAVKKPVIKRRGRGF, from the exons ATGGCGGAGGATCGAGAGTACGATGGGTATAACCCAAATCCAAAGAGGAGACGACTTGATACACATCGACAAAGATTTCAGAATGATTCGCGCACCTCAACTCCCCACAGGGCTCAATCGCGTTATGCTTCCACACCACCACCCCGAAGTATAGGACCGACCGAGGAGGATTCGAAGGCGTTAGACCGAGACTGGTACGGAGGTGATGAATTTGGCGGCCACagctttggagatgaagcCCATAACCCATTCGCCTCTTACGACACCTGGGAAGGACAGCAGCAGGAAACCGCCCGACACGAAAAGATGACTAGTCGTTTCGACGCGCGACGAGACCAGAGGAACCGAGAGAATGACGCTTGGGAAACGAACCGAATGCTGCAATCAGGCGTCGCGCAAAGACGGGATATGGCATCTGACtttgttgacgatgacgagtcGATTCgagttcatcttctt CAACTAGAACCAATTCCAGCCGTCAAAGACCCTCAGAGTCATATGGCGGTTTTCAGTCGCAAGGGTAGTAAGGTGGTGAAGGAAGCAAGGCAGCAGAGAGAACGTCAACGGCAGGCCAAGGAAGCCACAAGTATGACCGGAACGACGCTTGGAAATATTATGGGTGcaaaagaggaagacggcGATTCTGCACTACCAGTACCTGCTGAGGATAACGCCGAACCGAGTGAGCGCAAGGGTAATAAATTCAGCGCACATATGAAGAAGGCCGACGGCGCGAGTAACTTCAGTCAGAGCAAGACCCTACGGGAGCAACGGGAGTATCTACCCGCGTTTGCAGTTCGTGAAGACCTCCTCAGTGTCATTAGAGAAAACCAAGTTGTCATCTGTGTTGGTGAGACAGGTTCTGGCAAGACGACACAGCTGACACAGTTCCTCCAAGAGGATGGATATGGAAAGACCGGCATGATTGGATGTACACAACCGCGACGTGTGGCTGCAATGAGTGTGGCCAAGCGTGTTGCTGAAGAGATGGAGGTTGAGTTAGGAAGCACGGTCGGTTATGCAATTCGCTTTGAAGACTGCACCAGCAAAGAGACAGTCATCAAATACATGACTGATGGTGTTCTCTTGCGAGAATCCCTCAACGAGCCTGATCTAGATCGATATTCATGTGTCATCATGGACGAGGCCCACGAGCGTGCCTTGAACACAGATATCCTGATGGGTTTGTTTAAGAAGATATTACAGAGGCGTCGTGACCTGAAGCTCATCGTCACTTCGGCCACCATGAACTCAAAACGCTTCTCAGACTTCTTTGGTGGTGCACCCGAGTTCATCATTCCTGGACGAACTTTCCCAGTCGACGTCATGTTCCATCGGTCTCCCGTCGAGGATTATGTGGACCAGGCAGTGCACCAAGTGTTGTCAATCCATGTTTCAATGGGCCCTGGCGATATTCTGGTATTCAtgacaggccaagaagacatCGAGATCACTTGCGAGCTTATTCAAAAACGACTTGATGCCCTCAATGACCCCCCAAAGCTGAGTATCTTACCTATATACAGTCAAATGCCTGCAGATCTGCAAGCCAAGATTTTCGACAAGGCTGCCCCTGGTGTCCGAAAATGCATTGTTGCCACCAATATTGCTGAAACCAGCTTAACGGTCGATGGTATCAAATACGTCGTGGATGCTGGTTACTCCAAGATGAAAGTCTACAATCCTAAAATCGGCATGGACACGCTTCAGATCACGCCCATCTCGCAGGCCAACGCTTCGCAACGTTCAGGACGAGCCGGTCGAACCGGGCCTGGAAAGGCCTTTCGACTGTACTCAGAAAAGGAGTTCAAGGAAGATCTGTACTTACAGACTATCCCTGAAATCCAGCGCACGAATCTTGCTAACACTGTCCTGATGTTGAAATCTCTCGGCGTCAAGGACCTTTTGGACTTTGACTTTATGGACCCTCCTCCACAGGACACTATTACAACGTCAATGTTTGACTTATGGGCTCTTGGTGCACTTGACAATCTCGGTGAGCTTACTGATCTTGGAAGGAAAATGAGTGCTTTCCCCATGGATCCCTCGCtggccaagcttctcatTACAGCGGAAGAATACGGCTGCAGTGAAGAGATGATTACCATTGTTTCTATGCTGTCCGTGCCAAACGTTTTTTACCGACCAAaggagagacaagaagaagccgatgCTGCCCGCGAGAAATTCTGGGTGCATGAGTCAGATCATTTGACATACCTCCAGGTCTACACAAATTGGAAGGCCAACGGTTACTCCGACGGTTGGTGTGTTAAGCACTTTCTGCACCCGAAATCTTTAAGGCGAGCCAAGGAAATTCGTGAACAGCTTTTGGACGTTGTCCGTATGCAAAAGATGGAATTGACAAGCTGTGGGATGGACTGGGACATTGTCCGCAAGTGCATTTGCTCGGGATACTACCACCAAGCAGCCAAATACAAAGGCTCAGGCGAATATATCAACCTGCGTACCAACCTCGGTGTACAGCTGCACCCAACAAGCGCATTATATGCAGGGCACCCACCGGATTACATCGTCTACCACGAGTTGATCCTTACTTCCAAGGTCTATGTTTCGACAGTGACAGCCGTGGACCCCCACTGGCTTGCAGATCTCGGTGGTGTCTTCTACTCAGTCAAGGAAAAGGGTTATTCGGTTCGAGATAAACGAATCACTGAAACAGAATTCAACCGAAAGATGGAGATTGAGGCCAAGATGGCTGATGACAAGCGGAAGGACGAAGAAAGGAAACAGATGGAAGAAGACCGGACtcaaaagaagagcaagaagataGGGGCAGACGGTAAGAAGTTCGTAACACAAGGTGCAGTCAAAAAGCCTGTTATAAAGAGACGCGGTAGGGGGTTTTAA
- a CDS encoding related to Acylphosphatase yields the protein MSKRVYFAVEGRVQGVGFRYFTQKKAQEYGVTGWCRNTKDGKVEGEAQASEEVLSKFFKDVDNGPRSARVVRVSQEDRQIIEDENDFVVTR from the exons ATGTCGAAACGT GTCTATTTTGCCGTTGAGGGACGTGTCCAAG GTGTTGGTTTCCG TTATTTTACCCAGAAGAAGGCCCAAGAGTACGGAGTGACAGGATGGTGTCGAAACACGAAGGATGGAAAA GTCGAGGGCGAGGCTCAAGCCAGTGAAGAAGTCCTATCCAAATTCTTCAAGGATGTAGACAATGGCCCAAGATCTGCTCGCGTGGTTAGAGTCTCCCAGGAAGATAGGCAAATCATCGAGGACGAGAATGACTTTGTTGTTACTCGTTGA
- a CDS encoding related to transcription factor RfeD encodes MPPRSSLTSSFSITDSNNEVVCPLRNQDGSSCRKRCIGEKRYRSMQEHIRRAHPEHYISKLPATEESFLLMINTPPSERRPLDQTSAPNAQGLSHSHSSLPPPIDHLQGFHERHNYHRDESSNPGTPRLLDDFSNGGPVTGPMLGTASAAAALAELHGVKSERDMDLDGEYYSDMDVRRRPRTSIELPPLNLSNHDITSDPYSSAKSNRQRDFLPSILANSPPGRSSTLPPLQRSVGPNRPRKQSVTKRGREPHHKKKNSKGSATDWLRRIQNEERYRPGNDRKALSAEPSADFGKRWEDLIDAADQAASAAGDIDEDRTPVPQSPVSMHRSSLPPFSHQPQFQPASYQASPLQQALTPPSYGQDAVEPFPSVESGESGDNFHMGTRGLSDSSPRYSAQNIQIYCAACQGFSLLKDSYACTECICGLCPTCVEVLMTEHGARRKCPRCATIGGRFKPFQLDIR; translated from the exons ATGCCGCCTCGATCATCTTTGACGTCGTCTTTCTCTATCACAGACTCCAACAATGAGGTAGTCTGCCCTCTTCGCAACCAGGATGGCTCCAGCTGTCGCAAGAGATGCATTGGT GAAAAAAGATATCGTTCCATGCAGGAGCATATCCGCCGCGCACACCCCGAGCATTACATCTCGAAGCTTCCAGCCACAGAAGAgagcttcttgttgatgattaACACTCCACCATCGGAGCGACGCCCTTTAGATCAGACCTCAGCTCCAAATGCTCAGGGTTTGTCCCACTCTCACTCCAGCCTGCCCCCGCCCATTGACCACCTTCAAGGCTTTCACGAGCGACACAACTATCATCGCGACGAATCGAGTAATCCAGGCACTCCGCGCCTTCTAGATGATTTCAGTAATGGCGGGCCGGTTACTGGCCCAATGCTTGGCACAGCCAGTGCCGCTGCTGCCCTAGCCGAACTTCATGGCGTCAAGAGTGAACGCGACATGGATTTGGACGGT GAATATTATTCAGACATGGATGTTCGACGTAGGCCACGGACATCCATCGAACTGCCGCCTCTCAATCTTTCCAATCATGATATTACTAGCGACCCTTATTCATCTGCCAAATCTAATAGACAGCGCGACTTTCTCCCTTCCATTCTGGCAAACTCACCACCTGGAAGATCCTCAACACTCCCACCTCTTCAGCGTTCTGTGGGACCTAACCGACCTCGCAAGCAGTCTGTTACaaagcgaggaagagaacctcaccacaaaaagaagaactcTAAAGGCTCTGCAACTGACTGGCTACGCCGAATTCAAAATGAAGAGCGATATAGACCAGGTAATGATCGGAAGGCTTTGTCAGCAGAGCCATCCGCAGACTTCGGGAAGCGGTGGGAAGATCTTATCGATGCAGCTgatcaagctgcttctgctgctggcGATATTGACGAAGACCGTACTCCT GTCCCTCAGTCTCCTGTTTCAATGCATAGATCATCGTTACCGCCCTTTTCCCACCAACCTCAGTTCCAGCCGGCCAGTTATCAGGCTTCGCCTCTTCAGCAGGCACTCACGCCTCCATCATATGGTCAGGATGCTGTAGAGCCATTTCCATCTGTGGAGAGTGGTGAAAGCGGCGACAACTTTCATATGGGAACCCGGGGGCTTTCTGATTCGTCACCAAGATATTCGGCCCAGAATATTCAGATATATTGCGCTGCCTGTCAGGGATTCTCTCTACTCAAGGATTCGTATGCATGTACCGAATGTATCTGTGGCCTGTGCCCAACTTGTGTGGAGGTTCTCATGACAGAGCATGGAGCAAGAAGGAAGTGTCCCCGCTGTGCTACAATTGGCGGGCGGTTCAAGCCTTTCCAGCTCGACATTAGATAA
- a CDS encoding related to programmed cell death protein (calcium-binding protein), with translation MAYNRPYDEDALPRFAEPEPKPGQSRTPAPQQHPPPPQQQQQQYAPQQQYHHQQPRYDKPLPAQRDARSHSLGQGAYGHMSPPPNPGGARPQAHNRPAPNSRPPPSPGIDGSGSDPSLLPLFRAVDKDGTGHLSERELSAALVNGDWTAFDPHTVRMMIRMFDSDRSGTIGFEEFCGLWSFLASWRTLFDRFDADRSGNISLSEFNNALVAFRYRLSPQFVELLFNTYDKRNEGVMSFDLFVQSCISLKRMTDVFKKYDDDRDGYITLSFEDFLTEILKQLK, from the exons ATGGCCTATAACCGCCCCTACGACGAGGATGCTCTCCCAAG GTTCGCTGAGCCAGAGCCT AAACCAGGACAGTCAAGGACACCTGCCCCGCAACagcaccctcctcctcctcagcagcagcagcagcaatatgCCCCTCAACAGCAgtatcaccaccaacagcctcGATACGACAAGCCTCTACCTGCTCAACGAGATGCGCGATCCCATTCCCTAGGCCAGGGCGCTTACGGCCACATGTCGCCGCCTCCAAACCCTGGTGGTGCTAGGCCACAGGCTCATAACCGCCCTGCTCCCAACTCACGACCTCCTCCCTCGCCTGGTATCGATGGCAGTGGTTCAGACCCTTCACTTTTGCCCCTTTTCCGCGCCGTAGACAAAGATG GCACCGGCCACCTTTCCGAGAGGGAACTTTCTGCCGCCCTTGTCAACGGAGACTGGACCGCCTTTGATCCTCACACCGTCCGCATGATGATCCGAATGTTCGACTCCGATCGAAGTGGCACCATTGGTTTTGAGGAGTTTTGCGGGCTATggtccttcttggcttcatgGAGGACTCTATTCGACCGATTCGACGCCGACCGCAGCGGCAACATCTCTCTATCCGAATTCAACAACGCACTTGTCGCCTTCCGATACCGACTAAGCCCCCAGTTTGTTGAGTTACTCTTCAACACCTATGATAAGAGGAATGAGGGAGTCATGAGCTTCGATCTCTTCGTTCAAAGCTGTATCTCCCTGAAACGCATGACAGACGTGTTCAAGAAGTATGACGACGATCGCGACGGCTACATCACCCTGAGCTTTGAGGATTTCTTAACGGAAATCCTTAAGCAGCTCAAGTAG